Proteins found in one Rahnella aquatilis CIP 78.65 = ATCC 33071 genomic segment:
- a CDS encoding LacI family DNA-binding transcriptional regulator, whose amino-acid sequence MNNKINTQKGRSRTATLEDVAQAAGLSPMTVSRALNNPKVVRPATIARVMEAVNSTGYIPNMLAGGLATRRTKLIAVVVPQINNNMFVDTVQAISDQLAARGYHMLLCIVGYEPEDETDIVATLLSRRPDGIVLTGIHHTSELKRIILNANVPVVEIWDLTPTPIDMLIGFSHEKVGNAIGDYFLGKGFTRFGFICASDRRAMVRKNGAISVLRTLAGHDIKEVIVSRPANMEVGRHALRQLLATGERFDAIICSSDTLAQGAIMEAEAQGLSVPDDFSVIGFADLNFAAHNRPAITTVSVEKWDLGIRAADMLADKIEGIAVEEPIVDMGYRLVIRESA is encoded by the coding sequence TTGAATAATAAAATAAATACTCAAAAAGGCCGTTCCCGCACGGCCACGCTCGAGGATGTCGCACAGGCGGCCGGTCTCTCCCCGATGACCGTCAGCCGCGCCTTAAACAATCCCAAAGTTGTGCGCCCGGCGACCATTGCCCGCGTGATGGAAGCCGTAAACAGCACCGGTTACATTCCTAATATGCTCGCCGGCGGGCTGGCGACCCGTCGCACTAAACTCATCGCCGTCGTGGTGCCGCAGATCAACAACAACATGTTTGTCGATACCGTTCAGGCAATCAGCGACCAACTCGCGGCGCGGGGTTATCACATGCTGTTGTGTATTGTCGGCTATGAACCGGAAGACGAAACCGATATTGTCGCCACTCTGCTTTCACGCCGACCGGACGGGATTGTGCTGACCGGCATTCATCACACCTCAGAACTGAAAAGAATCATTCTGAACGCCAATGTTCCGGTGGTAGAAATCTGGGATCTGACACCCACGCCGATTGATATGCTGATTGGCTTCTCGCACGAAAAAGTGGGCAATGCCATCGGTGACTATTTCCTCGGCAAAGGCTTTACGCGCTTTGGTTTTATCTGTGCGTCGGATCGTCGCGCAATGGTGCGCAAAAACGGTGCCATCAGTGTGTTAAGGACGCTCGCCGGGCACGATATTAAAGAAGTGATCGTCTCGCGTCCGGCCAATATGGAAGTCGGGCGCCATGCACTCAGGCAACTGCTTGCCACCGGTGAGCGTTTCGACGCCATCATTTGCAGTTCTGACACGCTGGCGCAAGGCGCCATTATGGAAGCCGAGGCACAGGGTTTAAGCGTCCCGGATGATTTCTCGGTGATAGGTTTTGCGGATCTGAATTTTGCCGCCCACAACCGCCCGGCGATAACCACAGTCAGCGTTGAAAAATGGGATTTAGGCATCCGCGCGGCGGATATGCTGGCGGATAAAATTGAAGGCATCGCGGTTGAAGAGCCGATTGTCGATATGGGTTACCGGCTGGTGATTCGTGAGTCGGCTTAG
- a CDS encoding gluconate 2-dehydrogenase subunit 3 family protein, whose protein sequence is MLLQKKTTRRKFLLGSLMALPVGTIMMKGMSAAQAAEMAAPDLLDYKPIFFSADEWQFIMAAADRLIPAGGKGKAPGALETNVPIFIDQQMHGDFGEEIYMQGPFNVHAPATMGYQIPFRPQQIYKTGIRLANSWCQQNHQKAFHELADQDKDNVLTQLQKNGIHFADLGEENLVASQFFSELLSDTKHGYLADPIYGGNKGMKAWIAIGFPGARASFTEWVKQHNVPYPLGPVSLQGARA, encoded by the coding sequence ATGCTCCTTCAAAAAAAAACAACCCGTCGCAAGTTTTTACTTGGGTCGCTGATGGCTTTGCCGGTCGGCACCATTATGATGAAAGGGATGTCAGCGGCACAAGCTGCGGAAATGGCTGCCCCTGATTTACTCGATTATAAACCGATATTTTTCAGTGCCGATGAGTGGCAGTTTATTATGGCCGCCGCTGACCGTCTGATCCCCGCAGGCGGTAAAGGCAAAGCACCGGGCGCACTCGAAACCAATGTGCCTATTTTTATCGATCAGCAAATGCACGGCGATTTCGGTGAAGAAATCTACATGCAGGGCCCGTTCAACGTGCATGCTCCGGCCACGATGGGATACCAGATCCCTTTCCGTCCGCAGCAAATCTACAAAACCGGCATTCGCCTGGCGAACAGCTGGTGTCAGCAAAATCATCAGAAAGCCTTCCATGAACTCGCCGATCAGGACAAAGACAACGTTCTGACGCAGCTTCAGAAAAACGGTATCCACTTTGCGGATCTTGGTGAAGAAAACCTCGTGGCTTCGCAATTCTTCAGTGAACTGCTTTCAGATACCAAACACGGCTATCTGGCAGACCCGATCTACGGCGGAAACAAAGGGATGAAGGCGTGGATCGCCATCGGCTTCCCCGGCGCACGTGCCAGTTTCACCGAGTGGGTTAAGCAGCATAACGTCCCGTATCCGCTGGGGCCTGTGAGCCTGCAGGGCGCGCGCGCCTGA
- a CDS encoding GMC family oxidoreductase yields the protein MAKVTKPEVDVVVVGLGWAGSLMSIELAMAGLTVRALERGGDRGYEEFAYPKPADEYAYAVRNKVMATPAEAAVTVRYNMSETALPTRKWGAFAPGTGVGGSGLHWTAVLIRPTPTDLKLKTYADEAYKPGILQEDMRIMDFPFSWDEIEPYYTKFEHICGQSGKTGNLRGQIMEGGDPFEGPRSEPYPLPALEDTLNSSMFAEVTKKMGYHPFPNPSACVSRAWTNPYGNQIAPCNYCGYCSKYPCLNYSKASPQTAVMDALKRMDNFSYEVHANVLKVELHDDKKTAKGVIYMDADGNECFQPAKIVVLSSFQFCNVRLMLLSGIGKPYNPITEEGAIGRNYAFLSNGGSTLFFKDKNFNPFATAGATGQMFNDISPGNFDGPSLGFIGGAKIHSSQATGTPISTSLPKGTPAWGTGWKEGMEEWYGHSMKISITTTCQSYRDIYLDLDPNYKDEYGYPLLRMTFDWKQNELKLQQYLKGIVGNITKELNPDSYSESFLPMDAHFDLTKYVSTHNVGGAVMGDNPKTSALNKFLQSWDVHNVFVPGGNAFPQNFQANPTDTIGAITLMAAQAIKDQYLKNPGPLVQA from the coding sequence ATGGCAAAAGTAACTAAACCAGAAGTCGACGTCGTGGTTGTCGGCCTCGGCTGGGCTGGCTCGCTGATGAGTATCGAGCTGGCGATGGCAGGTCTGACTGTCCGCGCGCTCGAACGTGGCGGCGATCGTGGCTACGAAGAATTTGCTTACCCAAAACCGGCGGATGAATATGCCTACGCGGTACGCAATAAAGTCATGGCGACCCCGGCAGAAGCCGCCGTCACCGTGCGTTATAACATGAGTGAAACTGCCCTGCCGACCCGTAAATGGGGCGCATTTGCGCCGGGGACCGGCGTGGGGGGTTCCGGTCTGCACTGGACGGCGGTATTGATTCGCCCGACGCCGACCGACTTAAAACTCAAAACTTACGCTGACGAAGCCTATAAACCGGGCATCTTGCAGGAAGACATGCGGATCATGGATTTCCCGTTCTCCTGGGATGAAATTGAGCCGTATTACACCAAGTTTGAGCACATCTGCGGTCAGTCCGGTAAAACCGGTAACCTGCGCGGTCAGATTATGGAAGGCGGGGATCCGTTCGAAGGACCACGCTCCGAACCGTATCCGCTGCCTGCGCTGGAAGATACGCTTAACAGCAGCATGTTTGCTGAAGTCACCAAAAAGATGGGCTATCACCCGTTCCCGAACCCGTCAGCCTGCGTGTCCCGCGCCTGGACCAACCCGTACGGCAACCAGATCGCGCCGTGTAACTACTGCGGTTATTGCAGTAAATATCCGTGCCTGAACTACTCGAAAGCCTCGCCGCAGACTGCGGTCATGGACGCACTGAAACGGATGGATAACTTCTCCTATGAAGTCCATGCCAACGTGCTGAAAGTCGAACTGCATGACGACAAGAAAACCGCCAAAGGCGTGATCTACATGGATGCAGACGGCAACGAGTGCTTCCAGCCGGCGAAAATCGTGGTGCTGAGCAGCTTCCAGTTCTGCAATGTGCGCCTGATGCTGCTGTCCGGGATCGGTAAGCCTTACAATCCGATCACTGAAGAAGGCGCGATTGGCCGTAACTATGCGTTCCTCAGTAACGGCGGCTCGACGCTGTTCTTCAAGGACAAAAACTTCAATCCGTTCGCTACCGCAGGCGCCACCGGCCAGATGTTCAACGACATCTCTCCGGGCAACTTCGATGGCCCATCTTTAGGCTTTATCGGCGGCGCGAAAATCCACAGTTCGCAGGCCACCGGCACGCCAATCAGCACCTCGCTGCCAAAAGGCACGCCTGCATGGGGCACCGGCTGGAAAGAAGGCATGGAAGAATGGTATGGCCATTCGATGAAAATCAGCATCACCACCACCTGCCAGTCTTACCGCGATATCTATCTGGATCTCGATCCGAATTATAAAGATGAATATGGCTATCCGCTGCTGCGCATGACCTTCGACTGGAAACAGAACGAACTCAAATTGCAGCAATATCTGAAAGGTATCGTCGGCAATATCACTAAAGAGCTCAACCCGGACAGCTACAGCGAAAGCTTCCTGCCGATGGACGCGCACTTTGACCTGACCAAATACGTTTCCACGCACAACGTGGGCGGCGCGGTGATGGGCGACAACCCGAAAACTTCTGCGCTGAACAAGTTCCTGCAAAGCTGGGATGTACATAACGTCTTTGTGCCGGGCGGCAATGCCTTCCCGCAAAACTTCCAGGCTAATCCGACCGATACCATTGGTGCGATCACCCTGATGGCGGCGCAGGCCATTAAAGATCAGTACCTGAAAAACCCCGGTCCACTGGTTCAGGCATAA
- a CDS encoding c-type cytochrome, translating into MKLKSLFIANALLLGAGFMANAQAVTNAQPDNAALIKQGEYVARLGDCGACHTVAGKPAFSGGLAINSNLGTIYSTNITPDKDHGISGYSEAQFSDAVRKGVLPDGTRLYPAMPYPDYAKINDEDMHALYVYFMQGVKPSAEQPPETDLSFPFSQRWGMRFWNWAFASDKPFQPIGGASAQVNRGAYLVESLGHCGSCHTPRGFGMNEKALDSSDADFLAGGSLNNWDVPSLRGVAHWNEQEIVDYLGKGRNDKAAVGGEMTSVVENSTAHMTDDDLKAIAAYIKFLGGNPPVPAEDTQKVSATEARLTAAKNLSEGERLYLDNCGACHFVTGKGAPGVFPQLDQATIVNAKDPTGLIHTILAGAQQPSTARAPSTLVMPGFASRLTDEEAAQLSTFIRQGWSNNAPAVTAKDVSEVRKTLTK; encoded by the coding sequence ATGAAACTCAAAAGTTTATTTATCGCTAATGCCTTGCTGCTGGGTGCAGGTTTTATGGCGAATGCGCAGGCTGTCACAAATGCGCAGCCCGACAACGCCGCGCTCATTAAACAGGGCGAATACGTGGCGCGTCTGGGCGACTGCGGTGCCTGTCATACCGTGGCGGGTAAACCGGCGTTTTCCGGCGGGCTGGCAATCAACTCGAATCTTGGCACCATTTATTCGACCAACATTACACCGGATAAAGACCACGGCATTAGCGGTTATAGCGAAGCTCAGTTCTCGGATGCGGTGCGCAAAGGCGTTCTGCCGGACGGCACCCGTTTGTATCCGGCGATGCCTTACCCTGATTACGCCAAAATTAACGATGAGGATATGCACGCGCTCTACGTTTACTTTATGCAGGGCGTAAAACCGAGCGCGGAACAACCGCCTGAAACGGATCTGAGCTTCCCGTTCAGCCAGCGCTGGGGGATGCGTTTCTGGAACTGGGCGTTCGCGTCTGACAAACCATTCCAGCCGATCGGCGGCGCATCTGCGCAGGTTAATCGCGGGGCGTATCTGGTAGAGAGCCTCGGGCATTGCGGCAGTTGCCATACCCCGCGCGGTTTCGGCATGAACGAAAAGGCGCTGGACAGCAGCGACGCTGATTTCCTGGCAGGCGGCAGCCTGAATAACTGGGATGTGCCTTCACTGCGCGGCGTGGCGCACTGGAACGAACAGGAAATCGTCGATTATCTGGGCAAAGGGCGTAATGACAAAGCGGCAGTGGGCGGCGAAATGACGTCTGTGGTGGAAAACAGTACCGCACACATGACCGATGACGACCTCAAAGCCATCGCGGCCTACATCAAGTTCCTCGGTGGCAACCCGCCGGTTCCGGCAGAAGACACGCAGAAAGTCAGTGCGACCGAAGCCAGACTGACGGCGGCGAAAAACCTCAGCGAAGGCGAGCGTTTGTATCTGGATAACTGCGGTGCCTGCCACTTTGTGACCGGCAAAGGCGCACCGGGCGTGTTCCCGCAACTCGATCAGGCAACGATTGTGAATGCCAAAGACCCGACCGGGTTGATCCACACCATCCTTGCGGGCGCTCAGCAACCCTCCACCGCGCGGGCACCGTCCACGCTGGTGATGCCGGGCTTTGCCAGCCGTCTGACTGACGAAGAAGCGGCGCAGTTGTCGACCTTTATCCGTCAGGGCTGGAGCAATAATGCACCGGCGGTCACGGCGAAAGACGTCAGCGAAGTCAGAAAAACTCTGACGAAGTAA